GCCCTTGGTCAGATCATATGGAGACATTTCCACCCGAACCCGGTCCCCAGGTAAAATCTTGATGTAGTGCATCCGAATCTTACCGGAAACGTGGGCCAGAATTTCAACCCCATTTTCCAATTCAACTTTAAACATTGCGTTCGGTAAGGTTTCAGTAACCTTACCCTCGACTTCGATAACATCGGCCTTTGCCACTGAATGGTTCCTCCTCGCCGTCTCGATTTAATATTACTATTACTTACGTAAAAAGGGTGGAAGACAACCGTCTCCCACGAAAACTAGATAAACCTTGTGTATTCTACCACGGTAAGGGTGAATGCGCAAGGTAAACCTCGCTTACAGGTTCGTCA
The nucleotide sequence above comes from Limosilactobacillus fermentum. Encoded proteins:
- the infA gene encoding translation initiation factor IF-1, yielding MAKADVIEVEGKVTETLPNAMFKVELENGVEILAHVSGKIRMHYIKILPGDRVRVEMSPYDLTKGRITFRFK